Proteins encoded together in one Canis aureus isolate CA01 chromosome 21, VMU_Caureus_v.1.0, whole genome shotgun sequence window:
- the VEGFB gene encoding vascular endothelial growth factor B isoform X2, protein MGPLLRSLLLAALLQLAPAQGPVSQPDALSHQKKVVSWIDVYARATCQPREVVVPLTVELMGTVAKQLVPSCVTVQRCGGCCPDDGLECVPTGQHQVRMQILMIRYPSSQLGEMSLEEHSQCECRPKKRESALKPDSPRPLCPRCTQRRQRPDPRTCRCRCQRRSFLRCQGRGLELNPDTCRCRKLRR, encoded by the exons ATGGGCCCCCTGCTCCGCAGCCTGCTGCTCGCCGCGCTCCTGCAGCTGGCCCCCGCCCAG GGCCCTGTGTCCCAGCCTGATGCCCTCAGCCACCAGAAGAAAG TGGTGTCATGGATAGATGTATATGCCCGTGCCACCTGCCAGCCACGGGAGGTGGTAGTGCCTCTGACTGTGGAGCTCATGGGCACGGTGGCCAAGCAACTGGTGCCCAGCTGCGTGACAGTGCAACGCTGCGGTGGCTGCTGCCCTGACGATGGCCTGGAGTGTGTGCCCACTGGGCAGCACCAAGTCCGAATGCAG ATCCTCATGATTCGTTACCCAAGCAGTCAGCTGGGCGAGATGTCCCTGGAAGAACACAGCCAGTGTGAATGCAG accaaaaaagagagagagtgctctGAAGCCAGACAG ccccaggcccctctgCCCACGCTGCACCCAGCGCCGCCAGCGCCCTGACCCCAGGacctgccgctgccgctgccaaCGCCGCAGCTTCCTCCGTTGCCAAGGGCGGGGCCTAGAGCTCAACCCAGACACCTGCAG gTGCCGGAAGCTGCGAAGGTGA
- the VEGFB gene encoding vascular endothelial growth factor B isoform X1, with translation MGPLLRSLLLAALLQLAPAQGPVSQPDALSHQKKVVSWIDVYARATCQPREVVVPLTVELMGTVAKQLVPSCVTVQRCGGCCPDDGLECVPTGQHQVRMQILMIRYPSSQLGEMSLEEHSQCECRPKKRESALKPDRASTPHHRPQPRSIPGWDSAPGAPSPADITHPTPAPGPSAHAAPSAASALTPGPAAAAANAAASSVAKGGA, from the exons ATGGGCCCCCTGCTCCGCAGCCTGCTGCTCGCCGCGCTCCTGCAGCTGGCCCCCGCCCAG GGCCCTGTGTCCCAGCCTGATGCCCTCAGCCACCAGAAGAAAG TGGTGTCATGGATAGATGTATATGCCCGTGCCACCTGCCAGCCACGGGAGGTGGTAGTGCCTCTGACTGTGGAGCTCATGGGCACGGTGGCCAAGCAACTGGTGCCCAGCTGCGTGACAGTGCAACGCTGCGGTGGCTGCTGCCCTGACGATGGCCTGGAGTGTGTGCCCACTGGGCAGCACCAAGTCCGAATGCAG ATCCTCATGATTCGTTACCCAAGCAGTCAGCTGGGCGAGATGTCCCTGGAAGAACACAGCCAGTGTGAATGCAG accaaaaaagagagagagtgctctGAAGCCAGACAG GGCTTCCACTCCCCAccaccgcccccagccccgctccATTCCGGGCTGGGACTCTGCCCCCGGAGCACCCTCCCCAGCTGACATCACCCATCCCactccagccccaggcccctctgCCCACGCTGCACCCAGCGCCGCCAGCGCCCTGACCCCAGGacctgccgctgccgctgccaaCGCCGCAGCTTCCTCCGTTGCCAAGGGCGGGGCCTAG
- the FKBP2 gene encoding peptidyl-prolyl cis-trans isomerase FKBP2 isoform X1: MRLRRGGRTTGVDSGGAARRDMRLSWVLTVLSICLSALATAAGAEGKRKLQIGVKKRVDHCPIKSRKGDVLHMHYTGKLEDGTEFDSSLPQNQPFVFSLGTGQVIKGWDQGLLGMCEGEKRKLVIPSELGYGERGAPPKIPGGATLVFEVELLKIERRSEL, from the exons ATGCGCCTGCGCAGAGGCGGCCGCACGACTGGGGTTGACTCCGGGGGCGCGGCGAGGAG AGACATGAGGCTGAGCTGGGTTCTGACAGTACTGTCCATCTGCCTGAGCGCCCTGGCCACTGCTGCGGGGGCCGAGGGCAAACGGAAGCTGCAGATCGGGGTCAAGAAGCGGGTAGACCACTGTCCCATCAAATCGCGCAAGGGTGACGTCCTGCACATGCACTACACG GGGAAGCTGGAAGATGGGACAGAATTTGACAGCAGCCTGCCCCAGAACCAGCCCTTTGTCTTCTCCCTGGGCACAGGCCAGGTCATCAAGGGCTGGGACCAGGGGCTGCTGGG GATGTGTGAGGGAGAAAAACGGAAGCTGGTGATTCCATCAGAGTTGG GGTATGGAGAGCGGGGAGCTCCCCCAAAGATTCCAG GTGGTGCAACCCTCGTGTTTGAGGTGGAGCTGCTCAAAATCGAGCGACGTTCAGAACTGTAG
- the FKBP2 gene encoding peptidyl-prolyl cis-trans isomerase FKBP2 isoform X3, which translates to MRLRRGGRTTGVDSGGAARRDMRLSWVLTVLSICLSALATAAGAEGKRKLQIGVKKRVDHCPIKSRKGDVLHMHYTGKLEDGTEFDSSLPQNQPFVFSLGTGQVIKGWDQGLLGMCEGEKRKLVIPSELGFFQV; encoded by the exons ATGCGCCTGCGCAGAGGCGGCCGCACGACTGGGGTTGACTCCGGGGGCGCGGCGAGGAG AGACATGAGGCTGAGCTGGGTTCTGACAGTACTGTCCATCTGCCTGAGCGCCCTGGCCACTGCTGCGGGGGCCGAGGGCAAACGGAAGCTGCAGATCGGGGTCAAGAAGCGGGTAGACCACTGTCCCATCAAATCGCGCAAGGGTGACGTCCTGCACATGCACTACACG GGGAAGCTGGAAGATGGGACAGAATTTGACAGCAGCCTGCCCCAGAACCAGCCCTTTGTCTTCTCCCTGGGCACAGGCCAGGTCATCAAGGGCTGGGACCAGGGGCTGCTGGG GATGTGTGAGGGAGAAAAACGGAAGCTGGTGATTCCATCAGAGTTGG GCTTCTTCCAAGTCTAG
- the FKBP2 gene encoding peptidyl-prolyl cis-trans isomerase FKBP2 isoform X4 has translation MRLRRGGRTTGVDSGGAARRDMRLSWVLTVLSICLSALATAAGAEGKRKLQIGVKKRVDHCPIKSRKGDVLHMHYTGKLEDGTEFDSSLPQNQPFVFSLGTGQVIKGWDQGLLGMCEGEKRKLVIPSELDLL, from the exons ATGCGCCTGCGCAGAGGCGGCCGCACGACTGGGGTTGACTCCGGGGGCGCGGCGAGGAG AGACATGAGGCTGAGCTGGGTTCTGACAGTACTGTCCATCTGCCTGAGCGCCCTGGCCACTGCTGCGGGGGCCGAGGGCAAACGGAAGCTGCAGATCGGGGTCAAGAAGCGGGTAGACCACTGTCCCATCAAATCGCGCAAGGGTGACGTCCTGCACATGCACTACACG GGGAAGCTGGAAGATGGGACAGAATTTGACAGCAGCCTGCCCCAGAACCAGCCCTTTGTCTTCTCCCTGGGCACAGGCCAGGTCATCAAGGGCTGGGACCAGGGGCTGCTGGG GATGTGTGAGGGAGAAAAACGGAAGCTGGTGATTCCATCAGAGTTGG ACCTTTTGTAG
- the LOC144292224 gene encoding uncharacterized protein LOC144292224, protein MPQGEGFHAARGGAPGVGAGRGTSELVPGGGGAPGRGADLGQVGGGVWPLEEELEQAEGGASGSETEGDGAQALGAGLQPVSGVATVQEKGPGSLEGGAPAQGAELRPLQGGVKESSEGVGPGNGPGRPRGGGLRGGRAWGRGRPRTPPGEVVWVERARRPPDTGPVWVPRRPPRAQSWGGAPGGGAGPAWGVPPEDRGSPEPPSGDVWVPRGRPPAATAEVWVCWAGGNWVWREWGRPVETTAGQPDRVWTLRKGAGGN, encoded by the coding sequence ATGCCGCAGGGGGAGGGTTTTCACGCTGCACGGGGCGGAGCCCCGGGAGTCGGGGCGGGACGTGGAACCTCTGAGCTGGTGCCAGGGGGAGGCGGagctccggggcggggggcggaccTAGGACAGGTGGGGGGCGGAGTCTGGCccctggaggaggagctggaacAGGCGGAAGGCGGAGCCTCGGGTTCGGAGACCGAAGGGGACGGAGCCCAGGCGCTGGGGGCGGGCCTTCAGCCGGTGAGTGGCGTGGCTACCGTGCAGGAAAAGGGGCCTGGTTCTCTCGAGGGCGGGGCTCCAGCGCAGGGGGCGGAATTACGTCCCTTGCAGGGTGGGGTCAAGGAGTCAAGTGAAGGTGTAGGCCCAGGTAATGGCCCGGGGCGTCCACGCGGGGGCGGTCTCcgcgggggccgggcctggggaCGCGGTAGGCCGAGAACTCCCCCGGGAGAGGTGGTGTGGGTGGAGCGTGCTCGGCGGCCACCCGACACGGGGCCAGTCTGGGTACCCCGCAGGCCCCCGAGGGCTCAGAGCTGGGGCGGCGCCCCGGGCGGAGGCGCAGGCCCCGCCTGGGGGGTGCCTCCGGAAGATCGGGGCTCCCCGGAGCCACCCAGCGGCGATGTGTGGGTCCCTCGGGGCAGGCCCCCTGCAGCGACCGCAGAGGTGTGGGTGTGCTGGGCAGGGGGCAACTGGGTGTGGCGTGAATGGGGTCGCCCGGTCGAGACAACTGCTGGACAGCCAGATAGGGTTTGGACTTTGCGTAAAGGGGCGGGTGGGAACTGA
- the FKBP2 gene encoding peptidyl-prolyl cis-trans isomerase FKBP2 isoform X2, producing MRLSWVLTVLSICLSALATAAGAEGKRKLQIGVKKRVDHCPIKSRKGDVLHMHYTGKLEDGTEFDSSLPQNQPFVFSLGTGQVIKGWDQGLLGMCEGEKRKLVIPSELGYGERGAPPKIPGGATLVFEVELLKIERRSEL from the exons ATGAGGCTGAGCTGGGTTCTGACAGTACTGTCCATCTGCCTGAGCGCCCTGGCCACTGCTGCGGGGGCCGAGGGCAAACGGAAGCTGCAGATCGGGGTCAAGAAGCGGGTAGACCACTGTCCCATCAAATCGCGCAAGGGTGACGTCCTGCACATGCACTACACG GGGAAGCTGGAAGATGGGACAGAATTTGACAGCAGCCTGCCCCAGAACCAGCCCTTTGTCTTCTCCCTGGGCACAGGCCAGGTCATCAAGGGCTGGGACCAGGGGCTGCTGGG GATGTGTGAGGGAGAAAAACGGAAGCTGGTGATTCCATCAGAGTTGG GGTATGGAGAGCGGGGAGCTCCCCCAAAGATTCCAG GTGGTGCAACCCTCGTGTTTGAGGTGGAGCTGCTCAAAATCGAGCGACGTTCAGAACTGTAG
- the PPP1R14B gene encoding LOW QUALITY PROTEIN: protein phosphatase 1 regulatory subunit 14B (The sequence of the model RefSeq protein was modified relative to this genomic sequence to represent the inferred CDS: inserted 1 base in 1 codon; deleted 1 base in 1 codon), producing MLQLPPGAPAAAXRRGAARSRARELTRASGPEPAGGRPGGGGAGRGPGAHVAPAAAMADSGPAGGAALAAPAPGPGSSGPGPRVYFQSPPGAAGEGPGGADDEGPVRRQGKVTVKYDRKELRKRLNLEEWILEQLTRLYDCQEEEIPELEIDVDELLDMESDDTRAARVKELLVDCYKPTEAFISGLLDKIRGMQKLSTPQKK from the exons ATGCTGCAGctgcccccgggcgcccccgccgccg ctcgcCGCGGAGCCGCGCGGAGCCGAGCCCGCGAGCTAACCCGAGCCAGCGGCCCGGAGCCAGCCGGCGGGCGTCCGGGAGGCGGCGGCGCAGGGAGGGGCCCG GGCGCGCACGTGGCCCCGGCGGCCGCCATGGCGGACAGCGGccccgcggggggcgcggcgtTAGCGGCCCCCGCCCCAGGGCCGGGCAGCAGCGGCCCGGGGCCCCGCGTCTACTTTCAGAGCCCCCCTGGGGCTGCAGGCGAGGGCCCAGGCGGTGCGGACGACGAGGGCCCGGTGAGGCGCCAAGGGAAGGTCACGGTCAAGTACGACCGCAAAGAGCTACGGAAGCGCCTCAACCTGGAGGAGTGGATCCTGGAGCAGCTCACTCGCCTCTATGACTGCCAG GAAGAAGAGATCCCAGAGTTAGAGATTGATGTAGATGAACTCCTGGACATGGAAAGTGATGATACCCGGGCCGCCAGGGTCAAG GAGCTGCTGGTTGACTGTTACAAACCCACTGAG GCCTTCATCTCTGGCCTGCTGGACAAGATACGGGGCATGCAGAAGCTGAGCACACCCCAGAAGAAGTAG